CCGCCGGGTCTCGCCGTTCGGCAACGTCTCCGTTCCGTCGCGGTCGGCCCCGTCGTCGTTCCGATGCTCGGTCATACGGTCGCGACACACCGAGCACAGTTAAGCCTCGTCCGGATTTCGGGAGGCGTCCCTCCCACGGGCGGCCGATTCGGGAGCGTTTTAGTAGTCGGCGTGCCACGGTCCGCGTATGAGCGATCACGACGGCCACGCTTCAGATGACCACGGCCACGACGACCACGGCTCGGACGAACACGGCAGCGAACTCGTGGACACGCGAGTCACGTCGCCGATGCAGGAGTTCGGGATGGGGAAGGTGA
This DNA window, taken from Halobellus sp. LT62, encodes the following:
- a CDS encoding DUF7550 family protein is translated as MSDHDGHASDDHGHDDHGSDEHGSELVDTRVTSPMQEFGMGKVTTGLLILAVGLAIVFGVPLLA